A region of Deinococcus metalli DNA encodes the following proteins:
- a CDS encoding VOC family protein, with protein MRLNHLNLSVTDVPACVAMFETYFGFSRSDMPVNEHMAFLHGEDGFLLSMFRAKDVDYPKSFHIGFMQDTPEQVHAMRERLLAGGYAVPEPQQNHGRLTFYFNAPGGFVVEVESFLG; from the coding sequence ATGCGCCTGAACCACCTCAACCTCAGCGTGACCGACGTGCCCGCCTGTGTGGCGATGTTCGAGACCTATTTCGGCTTCTCCCGCTCGGACATGCCCGTCAACGAACACATGGCCTTCCTGCACGGCGAGGACGGCTTCCTGCTGTCGATGTTCCGCGCGAAGGACGTGGATTACCCGAAGTCCTTCCACATCGGATTCATGCAGGACACGCCCGAGCAGGTGCACGCCATGCGTGAGCGGCTGCTGGCGGGCGGGTACGCCGTGCCGGAACCGCAGCAGAACCACGGCCGCCTGACGTTCTACTTCAATGCGCCCGGCGGCTTCGTGGTCGAGGTGGAGTCGTTTCTCGGGTAG
- a CDS encoding pyridoxamine 5'-phosphate oxidase family protein produces MADKTLAQLAKKMRGLDLCMLTTVTSYGRLASRPMSNNGEVEYDGTSYFYTWADSRAARDIEKNKHVQLNFRAEKSFLFVAVQGEATLTDDRSAMQEHWHKELEQWFKDGLDTPGLTMIEVKAKRVNWWGEDDGEIEL; encoded by the coding sequence ATGGCTGACAAGACGCTGGCTCAACTGGCGAAGAAGATGCGGGGCCTCGACCTGTGCATGCTGACCACCGTGACGAGCTACGGACGCCTCGCGTCCCGCCCCATGAGCAATAACGGTGAGGTCGAGTACGACGGCACCAGCTACTTCTACACCTGGGCCGACTCGCGCGCGGCCCGCGATATCGAGAAGAACAAGCATGTGCAGCTGAACTTCCGCGCCGAGAAGTCGTTCCTGTTCGTCGCCGTGCAGGGTGAAGCGACGCTGACGGATGACCGAAGCGCCATGCAGGAGCACTGGCACAAGGAACTGGAACAGTGGTTTAAGGACGGTCTGGACACGCCGGGCCTGACCATGATCGAGGTCAAGGCCAAGCGCGTGAACTGGTGGGGCGAGGACGACGGAGAGATCGAGCTGTAA
- a CDS encoding TMEM175 family protein, protein MMTKSRMEAFSDGVLAIIITIMVLELRVPEGHEWGEIAQLWPKVAAYVISFIYVGIYWNNHHHLMHTVRRVTGAVLWANLHLLFWLSLFPFVSGWAGETHFAREPMTAYGVVAIMAGAAYTILVRTIIAAGEQNHLLADAVGTDMKGNLSLAGYVIAIVAPLLGGWGVWVSGAALVAVALMWLIPDRRIERVLEHGAPEG, encoded by the coding sequence ATGATGACGAAATCACGCATGGAGGCGTTCAGCGACGGAGTGCTGGCCATCATCATCACGATCATGGTGCTGGAACTGCGGGTGCCCGAGGGCCACGAGTGGGGCGAGATCGCGCAGCTGTGGCCGAAGGTGGCCGCGTACGTGATCAGCTTCATCTACGTGGGCATCTACTGGAACAACCACCACCACCTGATGCACACCGTGCGGCGCGTGACGGGCGCGGTGCTGTGGGCCAACCTGCACCTGCTGTTCTGGCTGTCGCTGTTCCCCTTCGTGTCCGGCTGGGCGGGCGAAACGCACTTCGCGCGCGAACCCATGACCGCGTACGGCGTCGTGGCGATCATGGCGGGCGCGGCCTACACCATTTTGGTGCGGACGATCATTGCGGCGGGCGAGCAGAATCACCTGCTGGCCGACGCCGTGGGCACCGACATGAAGGGCAACCTCTCGCTGGCCGGGTACGTGATCGCCATCGTCGCGCCGCTGCTGGGCGGGTGGGGCGTGTGGGTCTCCGGCGCGGCCCTGGTCGCCGTGGCCCTGATGTGGCTGATCCCGGACCGCCGGATCGAGCGGGTTCTGGAACACGGCGCGCCCGAAGGGTGA
- a CDS encoding 2-oxoacid:ferredoxin oxidoreductase subunit beta: MTAPARPPALNSAGLSKTDYKGLPSTLCPGCGHDSISSRIIDAAFQLGLRPHSVMKLSGIGCSSKSPAYFLNAAHGINTVHGRMPSVATGAMLAQRWHTAIGVSGDGDTGSIGIGQFKHLVRRNVPMVYIIENNGVYGLTKGQFSATADEGQHLKYIGTNELPPLDLCAEAIIAGAGFVARSFAGDAKQVTELLKAAIAFRGMAVLDIVSPCVTFNNHDDSTKSYAYGKEHEVPLHDITFIPDYAEIMVDYDPGDVISVQLHDGATVQLRKLGRDYDPASRLGALALLENSKHTGELVTGLLYLDQRRPTLPEALHLPELPLALLPEDLIRPSRESLEGVMAGFA; encoded by the coding sequence ATGACCGCGCCCGCCCGTCCGCCCGCCCTGAACAGCGCCGGCCTGAGCAAGACCGACTACAAGGGCCTGCCGAGCACGCTGTGTCCCGGCTGCGGGCACGACTCGATTTCCAGCCGCATCATCGACGCGGCCTTCCAGCTCGGCCTGCGGCCCCACAGCGTCATGAAACTCTCGGGCATCGGGTGCTCCAGCAAGAGCCCCGCGTACTTCCTGAACGCCGCGCACGGCATCAACACCGTCCACGGCCGGATGCCCAGCGTGGCGACCGGGGCCATGCTCGCGCAGCGCTGGCACACCGCCATCGGCGTGTCCGGCGACGGCGACACCGGCTCCATCGGCATCGGGCAGTTCAAGCACCTCGTGCGGCGCAACGTGCCCATGGTGTACATCATCGAGAACAACGGCGTGTACGGGCTGACCAAGGGGCAGTTCTCCGCCACCGCCGACGAGGGCCAGCACCTCAAATACATCGGCACCAACGAACTGCCGCCTCTGGATCTGTGTGCCGAGGCGATCATCGCCGGGGCCGGCTTCGTCGCGCGCTCCTTCGCCGGGGACGCCAAGCAGGTCACGGAACTCCTGAAGGCCGCCATCGCGTTCCGTGGCATGGCCGTGCTGGACATCGTGTCGCCGTGCGTGACCTTCAACAACCACGACGACAGCACCAAGAGCTACGCCTACGGCAAGGAACACGAGGTGCCGCTGCACGACATCACCTTCATTCCCGACTACGCCGAGATCATGGTGGACTACGACCCTGGCGACGTGATCAGCGTGCAACTCCACGACGGCGCCACCGTGCAGCTCCGCAAACTGGGCCGCGACTACGACCCCGCCAGCCGCCTGGGCGCCCTGGCCCTGCTGGAGAACTCCAAACACACCGGGGAACTCGTGACCGGCCTGCTGTACCTCGACCAGCGCCGCCCGACGCTGCCCGAAGCGCTGCACCTGCCGGAGCTGCCGCTGGCCCTGCTGCCCGAGGACCTGATCCGGCCGAGCCGGGAGAGTCTGGAAGGAGTGATGGCGGGGTTTGCGTGA
- a CDS encoding HD domain-containing protein: MTTLADHVAFLLACDRLKAVTRSTYLHDGSRPENSAEHSWHAALMAVTLAEHAPAGTDVNRVVRLLLVHDLVEIHAGNLHFAAPEAEHAAQAQAEEQAAHALYGLLPEAQRAEFHALRAEFEARATPEARFARALDALQPVLLTWGGDGLGCAAREPDLTAARVLRLKEGALRDFPALWTLAQDVVARAVASGTLPA, translated from the coding sequence ATGACCACCCTGGCGGATCACGTCGCGTTCCTGCTCGCCTGCGACCGCCTGAAGGCCGTGACGCGCAGCACATACCTGCACGACGGCAGTCGCCCCGAAAACAGCGCCGAGCACTCGTGGCACGCCGCGCTGATGGCCGTGACGCTCGCGGAGCACGCGCCCGCCGGCACCGACGTGAACCGCGTGGTCCGGCTGCTGCTGGTCCATGACCTCGTGGAGATCCACGCGGGCAACCTGCACTTCGCCGCGCCCGAGGCCGAGCACGCCGCGCAGGCGCAGGCCGAGGAGCAGGCCGCACACGCGCTGTACGGCCTGCTGCCCGAGGCCCAGCGTGCCGAGTTCCACGCCCTGCGCGCCGAGTTCGAGGCCCGCGCCACCCCCGAAGCCCGCTTCGCCCGCGCGCTGGACGCGCTCCAGCCCGTGCTGCTCACGTGGGGCGGGGACGGCCTGGGCTGCGCCGCGCGGGAGCCTGACCTCACGGCAGCGCGTGTGCTGCGGCTCAAGGAGGGCGCGCTACGGGACTTTCCGGCGCTGTGGACGCTGGCGCAGGACGTCGTGGCGCGGGCGGTGGCGTCCGGCACCCTGCCGGCGTGA
- a CDS encoding 2-oxoacid:acceptor oxidoreductase subunit alpha → MTQPAPRPAAPVRPVVNDFTINVATVNGSGSQTSNATLVDALFHMGIPVNAKNIFPSNIKGLPTWYSIRVSGDGYTARRDHAEVLVAFNAKTLDQDLRELPTGGVMFYPDHLKPSAPRDDVSMYPLPVNAIMKEQNVDAKFRDRMMNMVYVGALAQVLGIEMDAILDYLNRNFAGKAKVVASNYDIARAAFEWCAANVVKTDPYSVQRMNATTGKILIDGNTAGALGAIYGGCTVVAWYPITPATSLAEGLIEWMPKLRRDPHSGANTFAIVQSEDELAAIGMLVGAGWAGARAMTSTSGPGISLMAEFAGYAYFTEIPLVVWNIQRMGPSTGLPTRVSQGDLLSTYYLSHGDTKHVVLLPGTPAECFEFGWRAFDLAEALQTPVFVNSDLDLGMNIWMSEPFAYPDRPIHRGKVLRAEDIVALGGSFARYRDEDGTGVGPRTLPGTDALGGAYFTRGTGHTDAATYSEHPEEWLKNLRRLDRKHEHARSVVPAPVISGGGARTGLINMGSTEPGIVEARALLDRAGLRTDALRVRALPFCQDVRAFIEEHEEVVVVEMNQQGQLAILLRTEYPEFATRIHSVAHCDGLPLSAAFIAARVQDALTAPQPEEVPA, encoded by the coding sequence ATGACGCAACCCGCACCACGGCCCGCCGCTCCCGTCCGCCCGGTCGTCAACGACTTCACCATCAACGTGGCGACCGTGAACGGCAGCGGCTCGCAGACCTCGAACGCCACGCTGGTCGACGCGCTGTTCCACATGGGCATCCCGGTGAACGCGAAGAACATCTTCCCCAGCAACATCAAGGGCCTGCCGACGTGGTACTCGATCCGCGTGAGCGGTGACGGCTACACCGCCCGGCGCGACCACGCCGAGGTGCTGGTGGCCTTCAACGCCAAGACCCTCGACCAGGACCTGCGCGAGCTGCCCACGGGCGGCGTGATGTTCTACCCGGACCACCTGAAGCCCAGCGCGCCGCGCGACGACGTGAGCATGTACCCGCTGCCCGTGAACGCCATCATGAAAGAGCAGAACGTGGACGCGAAGTTCCGCGACCGCATGATGAACATGGTGTACGTGGGCGCGCTGGCCCAGGTGCTCGGCATCGAGATGGACGCCATCCTGGACTACCTGAACCGCAACTTCGCCGGCAAGGCGAAGGTCGTGGCGAGCAACTACGACATCGCCCGCGCGGCCTTCGAGTGGTGCGCGGCGAACGTGGTGAAGACCGATCCGTATTCCGTGCAGCGCATGAATGCCACCACTGGAAAAATTCTGATCGACGGCAACACCGCCGGAGCGCTGGGCGCCATCTACGGCGGCTGTACGGTCGTCGCGTGGTACCCGATCACGCCCGCCACCAGCCTTGCGGAAGGGCTGATCGAGTGGATGCCCAAGCTGCGCCGCGATCCGCACAGCGGCGCGAACACCTTCGCCATCGTGCAGTCCGAGGACGAGCTCGCCGCGATCGGGATGCTGGTCGGCGCGGGCTGGGCCGGTGCGCGGGCCATGACCAGCACGTCCGGCCCCGGCATCTCGCTGATGGCCGAGTTCGCCGGGTACGCTTACTTCACGGAAATTCCGCTGGTCGTGTGGAACATCCAGCGCATGGGTCCCAGCACCGGCCTGCCCACCCGCGTGTCGCAGGGCGACCTGCTGAGCACGTACTACCTGTCGCACGGGGACACGAAACACGTCGTGCTGCTGCCCGGCACGCCCGCCGAGTGCTTCGAGTTCGGCTGGCGCGCCTTCGACCTGGCCGAGGCCCTCCAGACGCCGGTGTTCGTGAACAGCGACCTCGACCTGGGCATGAATATCTGGATGTCCGAGCCCTTCGCGTACCCCGACCGGCCCATCCACCGCGGCAAGGTGCTACGTGCCGAGGACATCGTGGCGCTGGGCGGCAGCTTTGCCCGCTACCGCGATGAGGACGGCACCGGCGTCGGCCCGCGCACCCTGCCCGGCACGGACGCGCTGGGCGGCGCGTACTTCACGCGCGGCACCGGCCACACCGACGCCGCCACCTACAGCGAGCACCCGGAGGAATGGCTGAAGAACCTCCGCCGCCTCGACCGCAAGCACGAGCACGCCCGCAGCGTGGTGCCTGCCCCCGTGATCAGCGGCGGCGGCGCGCGGACCGGGCTGATCAACATGGGCAGCACCGAGCCCGGCATTGTCGAGGCCCGTGCCCTGCTCGACCGCGCCGGCCTGCGCACCGACGCCCTGCGCGTGCGTGCCCTGCCGTTCTGTCAGGACGTCCGCGCCTTCATCGAGGAACACGAGGAGGTCGTGGTGGTCGAGATGAACCAGCAGGGCCAGCTCGCCATTCTGCTGCGCACCGAGTACCCGGAGTTCGCCACGCGCATCCACTCGGTCGCCCACTGCGATGGCCTGCCACTCAGCGCGGCGTTCATCGCGGCCCGCGTGCAGGACGCCCTGACCGCCCCCCAGCCCGAGGAGGTGCCCGCATGA
- a CDS encoding cupin domain-containing protein has translation MPAEELLLAPNGRVPNSALPVRVYRAALKDRSPERIGAHLAAREWTNSWQNGIYPYHHYHSTAHEVLVIARGHVTVTLGGEGGPHLALAAGDVLLLPAGTGHRRDSGSDDLLVVGAYAGGRAWDTCRPEQTDPDAARERTARVPLWTHEPAG, from the coding sequence ATGCCCGCCGAAGAGCTGCTCCTCGCGCCGAACGGCCGCGTGCCCAACAGTGCCCTGCCCGTCCGTGTCTACCGCGCCGCGCTGAAGGACAGGTCACCGGAGCGAATCGGGGCGCACCTGGCCGCACGTGAGTGGACGAACAGCTGGCAGAACGGCATCTATCCGTACCACCACTACCACTCGACCGCCCACGAGGTGCTGGTGATCGCGCGCGGGCACGTGACCGTCACGCTGGGCGGCGAGGGCGGCCCACACCTGGCGCTGGCGGCCGGAGACGTGCTCCTGCTTCCCGCCGGCACGGGGCACCGGCGCGACAGCGGCAGCGACGACTTGCTGGTGGTGGGCGCGTACGCGGGCGGCCGGGCGTGGGACACCTGCCGCCCCGAGCAGACGGACCCGGACGCGGCGCGGGAGCGGACCGCGCGGGTGCCGCTGTGGACGCACGAGCCCGCCGGATGA
- a CDS encoding ATP-grasp domain-containing protein — MRAEGLHVVFPADYFNARQPDEAFADQAEMFRALGWSVSTFTFDGDRRFRPALEEGASVLYRGWMLDSAAYLAFEADISAAGAQLHTSPAAYLSTHHLPNWFPLLRDLTPETVCFRELSGLEEQLTELGWEAFFVKDFVKSLKTGTGSVITRPEQIGELMGRMEQFRGQIEGGVCVRRFEALDATSETRYFVRDGQAFAAGGGVVPDIVQDVAARIPSPFYSVDVARRADGVWRVVEIGDGQVSDLVGWTAEEFGAVWKDRP; from the coding sequence ATGAGAGCTGAAGGCCTCCACGTCGTTTTCCCAGCGGACTATTTCAACGCCCGGCAACCGGACGAGGCCTTCGCGGACCAGGCGGAGATGTTCCGGGCACTCGGCTGGAGCGTCTCGACGTTCACGTTCGACGGTGATCGCCGTTTCCGACCAGCGCTTGAGGAAGGTGCGTCCGTGCTGTACCGCGGCTGGATGCTGGACAGTGCGGCCTACCTTGCATTTGAGGCGGACATCAGCGCTGCCGGGGCGCAGCTCCACACCTCGCCCGCCGCGTACCTGTCCACCCACCACCTCCCGAACTGGTTTCCCCTGCTGCGCGACCTCACGCCCGAGACCGTGTGCTTCAGAGAGCTGAGCGGCCTGGAAGAACAGCTGACCGAGCTGGGCTGGGAGGCCTTCTTCGTCAAGGATTTCGTCAAGTCCCTCAAGACCGGCACCGGAAGCGTCATCACCCGCCCCGAACAGATCGGGGAGCTGATGGGCCGCATGGAACAATTCCGGGGGCAGATTGAGGGCGGCGTGTGCGTCCGCCGCTTTGAGGCGCTGGACGCCACGTCCGAAACCCGGTACTTCGTTCGCGACGGTCAGGCCTTCGCCGCTGGTGGTGGAGTCGTACCCGACATCGTTCAGGACGTGGCCGCGCGCATTCCCTCCCCGTTCTATTCGGTGGACGTCGCCAGGCGTGCGGACGGAGTGTGGCGTGTCGTTGAAATCGGGGACGGACAGGTGTCGGATCTGGTCGGCTGGACGGCCGAGGAATTCGGAGCTGTGTGGAAAGACCGTCCGTAG